A genomic segment from Candidatus Brocadia sinica JPN1 encodes:
- the uvrA gene encoding excinuclease ABC subunit UvrA gives MKKSIIARGIRVNNLKNIDIEIPHKKLVVITGVSGSGKSSLAFDTLFAEGQRRYVESFSAYARQFLERMDKPDIDHIEGIPPAIAIQQKNPVKNRRSTVGTATEINDYLRLLFARVGKTYCANCKRHVQIDTVSQIVETVLSLPEGTKFLVTFPIAVSQKVSGQSQINLLKERGLVRILADNAIVDITTEIKDWDIRTAKSVYGIIDRLVVKDVIKERLVDALETSYRLGAGHLSIIYNILNTPAYPDIHLQGHPLIIQESPWVELRYSKQFFCSYCAIEYPEPVPVLFSFNNPIGACPKCQGFGYTIEIDMDSVMPDKEKTLNEGAIAPWNTPTYSTMFDSLKKASSNYGIPLDVPFRKLTKEQARLIWEGTEDFCGIRDFFAWLEQRKYKMHVRVFLSKYRGYTLCPACNGRRLKSQALNVLINHKNIADVCIMTIDDAYQFFEEIQLTEYEKNIAHLLLQEIKKRLDYMIKVGLGYLTLDRMTRTLSGGEAQRVNLTTSLGSSLVNTLYILDEPSIGLHPRDTERLIQILERLRDIGNTVVVVEHDEEVIKAADEIVDLGPGAGENGGMLVYQGPFQDLPARNGSLTGQYLKGDKAIKIPPERRKPSTRAIVLKGASQNNLKGIDVVFPLHMLVCVTGVSGSGKSTLVQDTLYGAIKKKREGYAGFVGKYESIQGVQFINDVILVDQSPIGRTPRSNPITYIKVFDEIRRLFSSTRDAKIRNLSVGSFSFNVVGGRCEQCEGAGSIRVDMQFLADIYVTCDKCNGKRFNKKVLDVQYKSMSIHEVLEMTVDGAIAFFSDSPRITRGLKFLQDTGLGYLRLGQPATTLSGGEAQRLKIATYMAQENPDAMLFIFDEPTIGLHMDDVQKLLTCFQQLIQAGHSLIVVEHNLDVIKSADYIIDLGPEGGGEGGYIVGCGTPEQIAQRETSYTGRYLKPCFS, from the coding sequence ATGAAAAAATCCATTATTGCCCGTGGCATACGGGTGAATAATTTAAAGAATATAGATATTGAAATTCCCCACAAAAAATTGGTGGTGATTACGGGGGTCAGCGGGTCGGGCAAATCCAGCCTTGCATTCGATACCCTTTTTGCAGAAGGGCAAAGGCGATACGTGGAATCATTTTCAGCCTATGCCCGTCAATTCCTGGAAAGGATGGACAAGCCAGATATCGACCACATCGAAGGAATTCCTCCGGCAATAGCCATCCAGCAGAAAAACCCGGTAAAAAACCGGCGTTCAACTGTTGGAACTGCCACGGAAATTAATGACTATCTCAGGTTGTTATTTGCTCGGGTTGGCAAGACCTATTGTGCTAACTGTAAGCGGCATGTGCAGATCGATACCGTTTCTCAAATTGTAGAGACTGTCCTTTCTTTGCCCGAAGGTACAAAATTTCTGGTCACCTTCCCCATTGCTGTCAGCCAAAAAGTATCGGGTCAATCACAAATCAATCTCCTCAAAGAACGTGGGTTGGTAAGGATACTGGCGGATAATGCCATTGTCGATATAACAACTGAAATAAAAGACTGGGATATCCGTACTGCAAAGTCTGTGTATGGAATTATCGACCGGCTGGTTGTCAAGGACGTAATTAAAGAACGTCTTGTGGACGCTCTGGAAACTTCATATCGTTTGGGTGCAGGGCATTTGAGTATTATATACAATATCCTGAATACCCCTGCCTATCCCGATATTCATTTACAAGGACATCCTTTGATTATCCAGGAGTCTCCATGGGTAGAACTGAGATACAGCAAACAATTCTTTTGCAGTTACTGTGCTATTGAATATCCGGAACCTGTCCCTGTGTTATTTTCTTTTAATAACCCGATCGGCGCGTGTCCGAAATGTCAGGGATTTGGATACACCATTGAGATTGATATGGATAGCGTCATGCCGGATAAAGAAAAGACGTTGAACGAGGGGGCTATTGCGCCGTGGAATACCCCTACCTATAGCACGATGTTTGATTCTCTGAAAAAGGCATCTTCCAATTATGGTATCCCGTTGGATGTTCCATTCCGTAAGCTGACGAAAGAACAAGCAAGACTGATTTGGGAAGGCACAGAAGATTTTTGCGGCATCCGCGACTTCTTTGCGTGGTTGGAACAGCGGAAATATAAGATGCACGTTCGCGTGTTTTTGAGTAAATATCGGGGATACACTTTGTGTCCCGCCTGTAACGGAAGGCGTTTAAAAAGCCAGGCACTGAACGTTTTGATAAACCATAAGAATATAGCTGATGTTTGTATTATGACAATCGATGATGCATACCAATTCTTTGAAGAGATCCAGCTAACTGAGTATGAAAAAAATATTGCCCATCTGCTCTTACAGGAAATTAAAAAACGTCTAGACTATATGATTAAGGTAGGCTTGGGGTACCTTACCCTGGACCGTATGACCCGCACACTTTCAGGAGGAGAGGCCCAAAGGGTCAACCTGACAACGTCTCTGGGTTCTTCGCTAGTGAATACCCTTTACATCCTGGATGAACCCAGCATCGGACTCCATCCGAGGGATACGGAAAGGTTAATACAGATACTCGAACGGTTGCGCGATATCGGAAATACCGTTGTCGTAGTAGAACATGATGAAGAAGTCATCAAGGCTGCCGATGAAATCGTTGATCTTGGGCCAGGCGCCGGTGAAAATGGCGGCATGCTTGTTTATCAGGGTCCATTTCAGGATTTGCCTGCCCGCAACGGCTCACTCACCGGACAGTATTTAAAAGGCGATAAGGCAATTAAAATACCCCCTGAACGGAGAAAACCTTCCACCCGGGCTATCGTATTAAAAGGCGCCTCACAAAATAATCTGAAAGGCATTGATGTTGTCTTTCCCCTTCATATGCTCGTTTGTGTAACGGGAGTGTCAGGTTCAGGCAAAAGTACGCTCGTACAGGATACCCTCTATGGGGCGATCAAAAAAAAGCGTGAAGGATATGCAGGATTTGTTGGAAAATATGAAAGTATCCAGGGCGTACAGTTTATTAACGATGTTATTCTTGTGGATCAATCTCCTATAGGGCGCACTCCCCGTTCCAATCCTATTACATACATAAAAGTATTTGATGAGATCCGAAGGCTTTTTTCTTCAACACGTGATGCAAAGATACGCAATCTGAGTGTCGGGTCTTTTTCATTCAATGTCGTTGGCGGGAGATGTGAGCAGTGCGAAGGCGCGGGCTCTATCAGGGTTGACATGCAGTTCCTCGCGGATATCTACGTCACCTGTGATAAGTGCAATGGAAAGCGATTTAACAAAAAGGTGCTCGATGTGCAATATAAAAGCATGAGCATCCATGAGGTACTTGAGATGACTGTAGATGGAGCTATTGCTTTCTTCTCTGATTCTCCCCGGATCACCAGGGGGCTGAAATTTTTACAGGACACAGGGTTGGGCTATTTGAGGTTGGGCCAACCAGCCACCACTCTGTCCGGCGGTGAAGCACAGCGACTTAAGATTGCTACCTATATGGCCCAGGAAAATCCTGATGCAATGCTCTTTATCTTTGATGAGCCCACCATCGGCTTACACATGGACGATGTTCAAAAATTACTTACCTGTTTCCAGCAATTGATTCAGGCAGGACATTCCCTGATTGTAGTGGAACATAACCTTGACGTAATCAAATCTGCCGATTATATTATCGACCTTGGTCCCGAAGGTGGCGGTGAAGGAGGATATATCGTAGGGTGTGGCACACCGGAACAAATAGCACAAAGAGAAACGAGTTACACGGGGAGGTACCTGAAACCCTGTTTTTCCTGA
- a CDS encoding lysylphosphatidylglycerol synthase transmembrane domain-containing protein — MKLSKKNILFILSIIASIVCTWLFIRNIDWLLLKNALRDANYWFIIPTLILTLLVYVIRAIRWRGLLSHIKSISVINLLSVTSIGFMANNILPARVGEVLRPFILTKKENIKFSTSFATVIVERIFDMLGLIIFTVVVIALLPHPSDTHHNTFAQASASHVSAVKESIIPSLKKWTEIFAAVGVLTVAGIFFVVMKPDFFKKILSNLCSFLPHKLRDKVLGLYESFIYGLKILEDKKQTVWILVLSLFIWFLGGAEIYLLGFSFHMHLPFVGACLVAVCLALAVALPQAPGYIGVFHIAVLKSLHIFGIETTAAQSYAIVLWAISIFPSTIMGFLFLWREGIAFREVVKLEEEIAEGKLEELEGVTRDIK, encoded by the coding sequence ATGAAACTTAGCAAGAAGAATATCCTGTTTATTCTGAGTATTATAGCCAGTATCGTTTGTACCTGGTTGTTTATAAGAAATATTGATTGGTTGCTCCTGAAAAACGCCTTACGAGATGCAAATTACTGGTTTATCATCCCTACGCTCATTTTAACCCTGCTGGTTTATGTAATAAGGGCAATTCGGTGGCGTGGATTATTGTCACATATTAAATCAATTTCTGTAATAAATTTGTTGTCTGTTACCAGTATTGGCTTTATGGCAAACAATATTCTTCCTGCCCGCGTGGGAGAAGTCTTGCGGCCGTTTATATTGACGAAAAAGGAGAATATAAAATTTTCAACCTCCTTTGCAACGGTAATCGTGGAGCGGATCTTTGACATGCTGGGACTCATTATATTTACGGTAGTCGTCATTGCCCTGTTACCGCATCCATCTGACACTCACCACAACACTTTTGCGCAGGCTTCAGCAAGTCATGTGAGCGCGGTCAAGGAATCAATTATCCCTTCCCTGAAAAAATGGACCGAAATATTTGCTGCAGTTGGGGTCCTTACCGTTGCCGGTATTTTTTTTGTCGTTATGAAACCTGATTTCTTTAAAAAAATCCTTTCAAACCTATGCTCCTTTCTCCCGCATAAACTGAGAGATAAGGTTTTGGGACTGTATGAATCCTTTATTTATGGCCTGAAAATCCTTGAAGATAAAAAACAAACGGTATGGATTTTGGTACTTTCACTTTTTATCTGGTTCCTTGGGGGAGCCGAAATATATCTTCTTGGATTTTCATTTCACATGCATCTCCCTTTTGTGGGGGCGTGCCTTGTCGCTGTTTGTCTTGCACTGGCGGTTGCCCTGCCTCAGGCGCCCGGCTACATTGGCGTTTTCCATATCGCGGTGCTAAAATCTTTACATATTTTTGGAATAGAAACCACAGCGGCTCAAAGCTATGCCATTGTTTTATGGGCTATCAGCATTTTTCCTTCTACGATTATGGGTTTTCTTTTTCTCTGGAGAGAAGGTATTGCCTTCCGTGAGGTAGTCAAACTGGAAGAAGAAATCGCCGAAGGAAAGCTGGAAGAGCTGGAAGGTGTAACACGAGACATAAAATAA
- a CDS encoding efflux RND transporter periplasmic adaptor subunit — protein MSQEDLLKLKIDKSARSIRPVRHGKPYYRIAIIAVIIAVVGFLYSVGILTPAVPVEVASVTRAYPSQTLTLLNASGYVVAQRKAAVASKITSRLVSLSVEEGSKVKKGEIIACLENEDAIALQNQAEANLNVARFDLQQAKAELRNATVSYRREKKLLATGIATPAEYDAALARYKKAVAAVAGAKAAVKAGAAALQVAEVSLEYTLIRAPFDAVVLTKSADIGDIVTPIGAAADSKSAVVTIADMGSLQVEADVSESNLELVKVGQPCEIQLDALPESRFRGEVHMIVPTADRSKATVMVKVRFIDKDIRILPEMSAKVAFLSRPVKSEEQEPMTTINHAAIVTRNGRNVVFLIKDDYVVQTPVTSGRQIDDMIEVLDGIKQGDKVVIRPLNKLKDGSKIKVIEK, from the coding sequence GTGTCACAGGAAGACCTTTTAAAATTAAAGATAGATAAGTCGGCAAGGAGTATTCGTCCGGTACGACACGGAAAACCGTACTATCGTATTGCAATTATAGCAGTCATTATCGCAGTAGTGGGATTCCTTTATTCGGTGGGGATTCTGACACCGGCTGTCCCTGTTGAGGTTGCCAGCGTTACCAGGGCGTATCCGTCTCAGACTCTTACTCTGTTGAATGCCAGTGGCTATGTAGTAGCTCAGCGCAAGGCTGCCGTGGCGTCCAAAATCACCAGCCGGCTTGTATCATTGAGCGTTGAGGAGGGAAGCAAGGTAAAAAAGGGAGAGATCATCGCATGTCTTGAAAATGAGGATGCTATTGCCTTACAGAACCAGGCTGAAGCCAACCTGAATGTTGCACGCTTCGACCTACAGCAGGCGAAGGCAGAACTTCGGAATGCCACAGTCTCCTATCGTCGTGAAAAAAAGTTACTGGCAACGGGGATCGCAACGCCGGCCGAATACGATGCTGCTCTTGCCCGTTACAAGAAGGCCGTTGCCGCTGTTGCCGGTGCAAAAGCTGCGGTTAAAGCTGGCGCCGCAGCGCTTCAGGTGGCTGAAGTATCTTTAGAATATACCCTGATTCGGGCTCCTTTCGACGCGGTGGTTTTAACGAAAAGCGCTGATATCGGCGATATCGTTACCCCAATTGGAGCGGCTGCCGATTCCAAGTCTGCCGTTGTTACTATTGCCGATATGGGTTCGCTTCAGGTAGAGGCTGATGTTTCTGAATCGAATCTGGAATTGGTGAAGGTTGGGCAGCCATGTGAGATACAGCTCGATGCACTGCCAGAGTCCCGTTTCCGCGGAGAAGTCCATATGATCGTGCCAACTGCCGACCGTAGCAAGGCGACGGTCATGGTCAAGGTTCGCTTTATCGATAAAGATATCCGTATATTGCCGGAAATGAGCGCAAAAGTCGCCTTTCTCTCCAGGCCAGTAAAAAGTGAAGAGCAGGAACCGATGACTACCATTAACCACGCAGCTATCGTAACTCGTAACGGCAGGAATGTTGTCTTTCTTATAAAAGACGACTATGTGGTACAGACTCCTGTCACTTCAGGAAGACAGATCGATGATATGATAGAAGTCCTTGACGGGATAAAACAAGGCGATAAAGTGGTAATCAGACCATTGAACAAATTGAAAGACGGCTCAAAGATAAAGGTGATAGAGAAGTAA
- a CDS encoding ABC transporter ATP-binding protein: MEQKAPIVEIENLNKSYRRGNQTIPVLENITFDIEEGEFLALMGPSGSGKSTLLNLIAGIDKSDSGIIKIHGVDITVLSETELARWRSANVGFIFQFYNLIPVLTAFENVELPLLLTWLSRKERRVHVETALRVVNLSDRMDHYPGQLSGGQQQRVAIARALVTDPAIIVADEPTGDLDRVSAKEILELMGRLNAEFGKTIIMVTHDPHAAEKAHTIKHLEKGILDVHNQSHL, from the coding sequence ATGGAACAGAAAGCACCTATTGTTGAAATAGAAAATCTGAATAAGTCTTACCGCAGAGGCAACCAAACTATACCGGTATTGGAAAACATTACTTTTGATATTGAGGAAGGTGAATTTCTGGCATTGATGGGTCCCTCAGGCTCGGGAAAGAGCACCTTGTTGAACCTGATTGCCGGTATCGATAAGTCGGATAGCGGTATCATCAAAATTCATGGCGTAGATATTACGGTACTATCAGAAACAGAACTTGCCCGGTGGCGTTCTGCCAATGTTGGCTTTATCTTCCAGTTTTATAACCTGATCCCGGTACTTACCGCCTTTGAGAATGTTGAATTACCCTTGCTTCTCACGTGGCTCTCCAGAAAAGAACGGAGAGTGCATGTTGAAACGGCGCTTCGGGTAGTCAATCTTTCCGATCGTATGGATCATTATCCTGGTCAGCTCTCTGGAGGACAACAGCAGCGTGTGGCTATTGCCCGTGCCCTTGTTACCGACCCTGCGATAATTGTAGCAGATGAGCCGACCGGCGACCTGGACCGTGTTTCAGCGAAAGAGATACTGGAATTGATGGGTCGTCTCAATGCCGAATTTGGCAAGACCATTATCATGGTTACCCACGATCCGCATGCAGCAGAAAAGGCCCATACGATAAAGCATCTGGAAAAGGGCATTTTGGATGTACATAATCAATCTCATTTATAA
- a CDS encoding ABC transporter permease → MYIINLIYKNAFRHKLRTSLTILGITIVILAFSLLRTVVSAWYAGVEASSATRLVTRNSISLVFPLPISYKDKIRQIHGVSFVSSAYWFGGIYIDEKNFFANFAVEPKNFLELYPEYILPPDQKDAFLRDRKSVIAGQKLASKYHWEIGDTLTLKGTIFPGNWEFVVRGIYRGRDKSTDETQFFFHWDYLNESLKKTTSLRADQAGFYLVGVNNPDLADDVAVTIDKTFKNSLAETLTETEKAFQLSFVSMSEAIVIAIQLVSFVVIIIIMAVMANTMAMTARERIGEYAILKTLGFGGWYIAALIFGESLFITVVGCAIGIAFTFPIAKVFGNVMGTYFPVFNVTTKTIYLDIAVSLLVGMVAAIIPTWRAITIRIADGLRRIG, encoded by the coding sequence ATGTACATAATCAATCTCATTTATAAAAATGCCTTCCGCCACAAACTGCGTACCTCGCTAACCATTCTTGGCATTACCATCGTTATCCTTGCTTTTAGTCTCCTGAGGACTGTGGTAAGCGCCTGGTATGCCGGAGTAGAGGCATCATCAGCAACCCGCCTTGTGACCAGAAATTCCATATCCCTCGTCTTCCCGCTCCCCATTTCGTATAAGGATAAAATACGACAAATACACGGAGTCAGTTTTGTATCCTCTGCATATTGGTTTGGTGGAATTTATATTGACGAAAAAAATTTCTTCGCCAACTTTGCCGTGGAACCAAAAAATTTCCTGGAATTGTATCCTGAATACATACTTCCTCCTGACCAGAAGGACGCCTTCCTCCGCGACCGGAAGTCTGTTATTGCAGGACAAAAACTTGCTTCAAAATATCATTGGGAGATCGGCGATACCCTTACCCTGAAAGGAACGATTTTCCCGGGTAACTGGGAGTTTGTTGTACGCGGAATCTATAGAGGCAGGGATAAAAGCACCGATGAGACCCAGTTCTTTTTCCACTGGGATTATCTCAATGAATCGCTGAAAAAAACCACATCCTTGCGTGCAGATCAGGCCGGCTTTTATCTCGTTGGGGTAAATAATCCCGATCTGGCTGATGATGTGGCGGTGACTATTGATAAAACCTTTAAAAATTCACTTGCGGAAACTTTGACGGAGACTGAAAAGGCATTCCAGTTAAGTTTTGTTTCCATGAGTGAAGCGATCGTTATTGCCATACAGTTAGTTTCTTTTGTGGTAATTATTATCATCATGGCAGTCATGGCGAATACCATGGCGATGACTGCCCGCGAGCGAATTGGAGAATATGCAATATTGAAGACCCTGGGATTCGGCGGCTGGTATATTGCTGCGCTCATATTTGGAGAATCCCTGTTTATTACCGTGGTTGGCTGCGCCATTGGTATTGCTTTTACCTTTCCGATAGCAAAAGTCTTTGGGAATGTTATGGGGACATACTTTCCCGTGTTTAACGTGACAACGAAAACCATCTACCTTGATATAGCAGTCTCTCTCCTGGTCGGGATGGTAGCAGCAATCATTCCGACCTGGCGTGCAATAACGATACGGATTGCTGATGGTCTCAGGAGGATTGGATAG
- a CDS encoding ABC transporter permease: MRIPFSYSFRNLLTRRLTTMLTASGMALVVFVFTSILMLAEGLRKTLVNTGSYDNVVVVRKAAASEVQSGIDRQQASVLETQPEVALGANGQRLLAKEMVVLINLPKRGSNKPSNVVIRGISQNSLLLRPQVKLIDGRMPRSGSSEIIAGQNIAKRFKGGGVGETLRFGMRDWAVVGTFDAGNTGFSSEIWGDVDQLMQAFRRPVYSSVIFQLRDPSEFNKVKARIESDPRLTLEAKREIAYYEDQSKMMAKFLRILGLSLTIIFSLGAIIGAMITMYSAVANRTSEIGTLRALGFQRISILGAFLMESLILGFLGGCVGLFFASFMQLLTISTMNFQTFSELAFTFSLTFGIVYKSFAFSLIMGFLGGVLPAARTSRMNIVDALRAS, from the coding sequence GTGAGAATACCGTTTTCATACAGCTTTCGTAATCTCCTGACCCGCAGGCTTACTACCATGCTGACGGCATCTGGTATGGCATTGGTGGTATTTGTATTCACCTCGATTTTAATGCTTGCAGAGGGGTTGCGGAAAACCCTGGTGAATACCGGTTCTTATGATAATGTCGTGGTGGTCCGCAAGGCAGCGGCCTCTGAAGTGCAGAGCGGGATTGATCGGCAGCAGGCTTCTGTCTTAGAGACGCAGCCGGAGGTGGCTCTTGGGGCAAATGGCCAAAGGTTGCTGGCTAAAGAGATGGTAGTGCTTATCAACCTCCCCAAGAGAGGGAGCAATAAACCATCGAATGTGGTTATCCGGGGAATTTCGCAAAACTCTCTCTTGTTGCGTCCTCAGGTAAAGCTCATTGATGGTCGTATGCCCCGGTCTGGTTCCTCTGAAATAATTGCAGGTCAAAACATTGCAAAACGGTTTAAAGGTGGTGGAGTTGGTGAAACCCTCAGATTCGGGATGAGAGACTGGGCAGTGGTGGGGACGTTTGATGCGGGGAATACGGGTTTCAGCTCGGAGATATGGGGGGATGTGGATCAGCTGATGCAGGCATTTCGCCGCCCCGTGTACTCGTCTGTCATCTTTCAGTTACGCGATCCTTCCGAGTTCAATAAGGTGAAGGCACGCATTGAAAGCGACCCGCGCCTGACCCTGGAGGCCAAACGGGAAATCGCGTACTATGAAGACCAATCTAAAATGATGGCAAAATTCCTGCGCATTCTGGGGCTATCACTCACCATAATCTTTTCTTTAGGTGCAATTATCGGTGCTATGATTACTATGTACTCGGCTGTGGCAAATCGTACCAGTGAAATTGGCACGCTGCGCGCACTCGGCTTTCAAAGAATAAGCATTTTGGGTGCGTTTCTCATGGAGTCATTAATACTCGGTTTTTTGGGGGGGTGCGTGGGTCTGTTTTTTGCCTCATTTATGCAACTGCTTACCATTTCCACCATGAACTTTCAGACTTTTTCCGAACTCGCCTTTACCTTTTCCCTTACCTTTGGTATCGTTTATAAATCTTTTGCTTTTTCACTGATAATGGGATTTCTTGGCGGTGTACTGCCTGCGGCCAGGACGTCACGCATGAATATCGTAGATGCACTCCGGGCGAGTTGA
- a CDS encoding DMT family transporter: MSWLYLFLAIILEVSGTTCLKLSQGFTKLLPSVLLFILYGFSFTSFSFALKKLDVSVAYAVWSGLGTTLIATVGILWFREPLSAVKIISIGLIIIGVIGLRLSGGIQ; this comes from the coding sequence ATGAGTTGGTTGTATCTGTTCCTGGCAATAATCCTGGAAGTCTCGGGTACCACCTGCTTGAAATTGTCCCAGGGTTTCACGAAGTTATTGCCATCGGTATTGCTCTTTATCCTGTACGGATTTAGTTTTACTTCGTTTTCCTTTGCCCTCAAAAAGCTTGACGTAAGCGTTGCCTACGCCGTATGGTCAGGGCTGGGAACCACTCTTATAGCAACGGTGGGCATTTTGTGGTTCAGGGAGCCATTAAGCGCCGTAAAGATAATTTCAATTGGACTGATTATAATAGGCGTGATAGGGTTGCGTCTGAGCGGAGGAATACAGTAA
- a CDS encoding toxin-antitoxin system HicB family antitoxin has protein sequence MSALSLRLPDSIHRHIKEIARKEGVSINQFISSAVAEKISAILTEDYLGRRAKRAKKSDFRRILDRVPDRKPLHGDEI, from the coding sequence GTGAGTGCGTTAAGCTTAAGATTGCCTGATTCAATACATAGGCACATAAAGGAAATTGCGAGGAAGGAAGGGGTATCAATCAACCAGTTTATTTCATCGGCAGTTGCTGAGAAGATATCTGCAATATTGACTGAAGATTACCTGGGAAGAAGGGCAAAAAGAGCGAAGAAGTCTGACTTCAGAAGAATACTTGATAGAGTTCCAGATAGGAAACCCCTTCATGGGGATGAAATTTAG
- a CDS encoding putative toxin-antitoxin system toxin component, PIN family: MIKARVVLDTNVLYAGLYSSRGASHQILRAIERGKVKIVLSTALLFEYEYILKENRTELGLSDRDIDKVLDNLCKFGEHQKIYFLWRPCLSDAKDDLILEVAVASGTKTIVTHNVTDFKGSNKFGVRAIAPRKLLEEIK; encoded by the coding sequence ATGATTAAAGCAAGGGTAGTCCTCGACACCAATGTATTGTATGCTGGGCTATATTCCTCGAGAGGAGCATCACATCAGATTCTTAGAGCTATTGAACGAGGAAAGGTGAAAATAGTTTTATCAACTGCGCTGTTATTCGAATACGAGTATATATTGAAGGAAAATAGAACAGAGTTAGGGTTATCAGATCGGGATATTGATAAGGTATTAGATAATTTGTGCAAATTTGGCGAACATCAGAAAATATACTTTTTGTGGAGACCATGTTTATCGGACGCCAAGGACGACCTCATATTAGAAGTGGCAGTTGCGTCCGGAACTAAAACTATTGTAACCCACAATGTAACTGATTTTAAGGGGTCCAATAAGTTTGGGGTAAGAGCTATAGCACCGAGGAAATTATTGGAGGAAATAAAGTGA
- a CDS encoding putative metal-binding motif-containing protein — protein sequence MRKFILYANVMVLLFSLATNLMADVVTVFEHTYVRETGSPKARTNTFSGIKGPATIRVTNGGLEGADNKKVSNADIVLNGETIIDSSNFHQNVEVVDVEKTLDGRINTIEVTVKGKPGGALTVQVLAEDGGVDFDGDGFTRVDGDCDDNNSSVNPGATEIKKNGIDDDCNALTPDDDIGVNLPPDPGEEGKKTLLGIDTDGDGVRDDIQRYIYFTYPDDKKLRLGLTYYAKEFQGVLKDANDREAAYDHAMKMVRHGDCLWYLKGEEAIDICRALRAQILNTRERSIAYIKYSDNLGGRFIRGAPQKEWKDSCSFDVDATGGDQ from the coding sequence ATGAGAAAGTTTATTTTATACGCGAATGTGATGGTGCTTCTTTTTTCCCTGGCAACAAACCTGATGGCAGATGTAGTTACGGTTTTTGAACACACCTATGTGCGCGAGACCGGATCACCCAAAGCGCGGACAAACACATTCTCCGGCATTAAAGGTCCCGCTACTATACGGGTGACCAATGGCGGTCTTGAGGGAGCAGACAACAAGAAGGTAAGCAATGCAGATATTGTATTAAATGGAGAGACCATCATCGACTCATCCAATTTTCATCAAAATGTAGAGGTAGTAGACGTAGAGAAGACCCTTGACGGCAGAATAAATACGATTGAAGTTACCGTAAAAGGCAAACCGGGAGGGGCATTAACCGTCCAGGTACTTGCAGAAGATGGGGGTGTCGACTTTGACGGCGATGGTTTTACGAGAGTCGATGGGGATTGTGATGATAACAACTCCTCCGTAAATCCGGGAGCTACAGAGATCAAGAAGAACGGCATTGATGATGACTGTAACGCATTGACACCGGATGATGATATAGGAGTGAACCTCCCGCCTGACCCCGGTGAGGAAGGAAAGAAAACCCTGCTTGGGATAGATACGGATGGCGATGGGGTACGTGATGACATTCAAAGGTACATATACTTTACCTATCCCGATGACAAGAAACTTCGATTAGGTCTTACGTACTATGCCAAAGAGTTTCAGGGCGTGCTGAAAGACGCAAACGACCGTGAGGCTGCTTATGATCATGCAATGAAGATGGTTCGTCATGGTGATTGTCTTTGGTACCTTAAGGGTGAAGAAGCCATAGACATTTGTCGTGCACTCCGCGCTCAGATTCTGAACACCAGGGAGCGCAGTATTGCATACATTAAGTACAGCGATAATCTGGGTGGCAGATTTATTAGAGGCGCTCCGCAAAAAGAATGGAAAGACAGTTGTTCCTTTGATGTGGACGCTACAGGAGGTGACCAATGA